The sequence AAATGCCTGAAGGCCTGCCCACACAGTGCAAGGGAAGTTAAAGAAGACGGATTCATGCTCTACATTGGAGGTAAAGCTGGAAGAGAACTTGTTGAAGGTGTCAGTACCAAGGTGCAAACGGTTGATGAAATAACATCCTACATAGACAGTGTGCTCAGGGTTTACGATAGGTACGCAGACAAACCACAACGGGAAAGGCTGGCCGCAACCATGAAACGTGTTGGCCAGACAAAATTCCTCAACGAGGTTAAAGAGGGTCTTGAAGAGTGAGAACCCTTAAAACCTACTTTTTTTAAATTATTTCTTTATTTTTCATTATTTATTCAAATTTAATATTATCACTATTTCCAGCTCATGACATCCTTTGATAAGAATGATGAAGATAAGTAACAAATTTGGTAATAAATTGGATTTAGAATATTCAAAGGCCAAAATAGAATTTCTATTAAATCCAGTTTAATACCTAAAAAATAGAAAAAAATCTTATTTTTTTCACGGTTAGCAATTAGGTTAACCTCCTGACAGCATTGTAACAAGGCCACCAATGATGAGGAATATTGCTGCTAACCAGGCATAGATGTATATAAAGGCTGGAATTAACCAGATAACGATTGCAATAATGATACCCAGTATTAGCATTGCGCTACCGCTCATTTTTGCAGGTTCCATTGCTTCACCTCCATACAGTTTAATCCCTAACTCTTTTTATGTCATACAATAGGAAATATATTTATTTTGAAGCGCAAATAGAAAGTTTTTTAAGTAAAAAAAAGTTATTTCCGGGCTTATTTTATAGTTTTTTAATAAAATTTTATGAAAAAATATTTATCAATTATTTTATAGATCAATAAGTAATAATAAAAGGAGGGATTCTTTGAAAGCTGGAATAACAGTTTTAGGAGCCATATGTCTATTGATGGTTGTTGTTTTTGCCTCAGGTTGCACAAGCAATGAAAAAGTACTGTATCAATACAAATTATCATCGGGCCAATCTCCAAATTATGTAGGCGCACAGAACATTACAGTGCCCAATGGAACAAGCACTGTTAAGGTTCAGTGCGAAAATCTGACCAGACTCAATTCTAATTTGAATACCTCGTATGTGAACATATACTTATTAAACACGGTTCCAGTGACTGTTACCTTAACTGGGAACAACACAAACATTGTGGCAACTTACAACAAAAGTGTTGTTGAAGAGAAGAGCATTAATTTAGCCAATGAAACCAGTCCACTATCACAAAACTTTACATTCGACAATACACAGACAAAGGGCATTCTAATTGTCAACGTAAACGCCAAGGGATTTATCCAGATACTCACGTCTTATTGAGTAAAAAAAGCACGGAAAGAAATATACCTTTCCTTAAACTCTTTTTTTATACCTTAAACTTTTTTTAAATAAATTAATTCTTATTCTTTTAGGAATACTTCTTTTATGAGATTTGAAAACTTATTTATGAGTTCTTTTTCAGTTAAAACACCTCATTACTCCCTAGAAATTTTTCATTAAACCCACCTTTACTTCCATTTATTCTATATCAAACATTATAAATTCTAATATTTATTGAACATAGATATATTTATTAATGACAAGTTGCAATATATATGTGAGGCGATAATGTGAACGCTATAATGGTTGAGTATATGTATGATATGGATATGGGGGAAACCCAGGTGCACGGGGGAATGTCTGTGATCCCACTCTTCAACGGTACGGAAGATTCAGGTTACATTACCCTGAAAGAAGCACTGGACTCAGAATTACTCGTTATAACAGAATTAAATGAACATGGTACAGTTCCTGAGTTAAAGGTTCATAATCTGGGGGATGTTCCTATTCTGCTCCTTGACGGTGAGGAACTGGTCGGTGCAAAACAGAACAGGGTCCTGAACACCACCATACTCCTGAAAGAGGGTTCTGAAACCGTAATCCCTGTAAGCTGCACAGAACATGGAAGATGGAGCTACACCTCGGATCGTTTCGCTGATTCTGGACACGTGGCAGCAAACCGTGTTCGTCGCAGCAAATCTGCATCTGTGTGCCAGTCACTCAGAAATCACGAGGGTTACCGCTCCAACCAGAGGGAGGTCTGGGACGAGATAAATGAACTGTCCCATGAGGCAATGGTGATGTCAGAAACCGGGGCGATGCGTGATGTTTACAGCTCAAGGGAGAAGGATCTGAAGGGATACATGGACGCATTCCCACTCATGGATGATCAGAAAGGAATACTGGTTATCATAAAGGGAGAAGTTGCAGGTATGGACAGAGTGTCCTCATCTGCAGCCTACAAACTCCTGCATGAGAAGCTTGTGAAAAGCTACGCCATAGAGGCCCTTCTTGATGAAAAAGAAGATAACTGTGAAGAGGATATTTCTGAAGCTGTTGACGTGTTTCTGGAGGATTTGAAGTCCTCCCTGGAGGAGACACATAAATCAGTTGGTTACGGCTACGATCACCGCTTTGAAAGTCCGAAAACTCTGGGTTCAGCTCTCATCCATGAAGACAGGGTTTTGCATTCGGCATTCTTCTGTAAAAGTGAAGAGAAACAGAGTATGTCTGGTTACAGGGAGAGGAGGAGTTTCAGGGACAGAATATAATTATTTCTATCTTCCATTTTTATAATAAATTCTTATTAAACTTTGTTTTTATTAGAAGTTTCAAATAAAACGTATAAAAGATGATATGGACTTTGGAGAACTTTTAAGGACTTTAATTGCCGGGATCATCATGGTTCCAGTTGGGGCAACCATATTCATCATTGGAGCATTTACATTGGCCTACGTCTGGTTGATTATACTGTTGGTTCTGATAATCGTCCTAGTGGTAAAGGCAGTCTCCTAATGAATTGATTTTACCAAAAGAAATATTAAAATTCAGATCAATAGGATTCAATTAGGAGAACCATGATAAAAGTTGTTGCCAAACACTTCATGAAGGTTGATAGGATCCATGAATTTTTAGAACGTGCAAATGAACTCAT is a genomic window of Methanobacterium congolense containing:
- a CDS encoding ARPP-1 family domain-containing protein — translated: MVEYMYDMDMGETQVHGGMSVIPLFNGTEDSGYITLKEALDSELLVITELNEHGTVPELKVHNLGDVPILLLDGEELVGAKQNRVLNTTILLKEGSETVIPVSCTEHGRWSYTSDRFADSGHVAANRVRRSKSASVCQSLRNHEGYRSNQREVWDEINELSHEAMVMSETGAMRDVYSSREKDLKGYMDAFPLMDDQKGILVIIKGEVAGMDRVSSSAAYKLLHEKLVKSYAIEALLDEKEDNCEEDISEAVDVFLEDLKSSLEETHKSVGYGYDHRFESPKTLGSALIHEDRVLHSAFFCKSEEKQSMSGYRERRSFRDRI